A single region of the Bdellovibrionales bacterium CG10_big_fil_rev_8_21_14_0_10_45_34 genome encodes:
- a CDS encoding phosphatidylserine decarboxylase: MTTNKEKILIYNDRKKCIEEEVVFGDAFVRFLYQNPIGALVTPLIAGNHLISKAYGLLKASASSTRQIDPFCKKFGLNMDEFEKVTYENFNDFFIRRFKDGARPFNQDAKILPAPCEARYTFYSKSHKKLRLFVKGASLCPREVLGDEVSQAFEGGPVAVARLAPVDYHRFHFPDDGTVEKQYPIHGKLNSVNPLASFRMRNIFCENERRVSILDTRNFGKIAYVEVGALCVGRIVQTHTSKNFTRGDEKGYFLFGGSTVILFGTPGSWSWRKEFLSQNAEGREVLIQLGRPLSE; encoded by the coding sequence GTGACAACCAACAAAGAAAAAATTTTAATTTATAACGATCGTAAAAAGTGCATCGAAGAGGAAGTCGTATTTGGTGACGCCTTTGTACGTTTTCTCTACCAGAATCCTATCGGAGCACTGGTAACTCCGTTGATCGCGGGTAATCATTTAATAAGCAAGGCATACGGACTTTTGAAGGCCTCGGCATCTTCGACTCGCCAGATAGATCCTTTTTGTAAAAAGTTTGGCCTTAATATGGACGAATTTGAAAAGGTAACTTACGAAAACTTTAATGATTTTTTCATAAGAAGATTTAAAGATGGCGCCCGTCCCTTTAATCAAGATGCCAAAATCTTGCCTGCACCTTGTGAGGCTCGTTACACCTTTTATTCAAAATCCCATAAGAAACTACGCCTTTTCGTAAAAGGAGCTTCTCTTTGCCCCCGCGAAGTACTCGGAGACGAAGTGTCTCAAGCGTTCGAAGGCGGCCCAGTAGCGGTCGCGCGACTCGCACCAGTCGATTATCACCGTTTCCACTTTCCAGATGATGGCACCGTTGAGAAGCAGTATCCTATTCATGGCAAGCTAAACTCCGTGAATCCGCTTGCATCTTTTAGAATGCGAAACATTTTTTGTGAGAACGAAAGAAGAGTTAGCATTCTTGATACGCGGAATTTTGGAAAAATAGCTTACGTAGAAGTTGGCGCACTCTGCGTTGGGCGAATCGTGCAAACCCACACTTCGAAGAACTTCACGCGCGGCGACGAAAAAGGCTACTTTCTCTTCGGAGGCTCAACTGTGATTTTATTTGGAACCCCCGGTTCGTGGTCATGGAGAAAAGAGTTTTTGAGCCAGAACGCCGAAGGCCGAGAAGTATTGATTCAGCTGGGTCGGCCTCTCTCTGAGTAA
- a CDS encoding GNAT family N-acetyltransferase, whose amino-acid sequence MYIRRAEQNDLDEILAINDRFVPKVSKVDKLWLQKYLAEATVFDIVESEGKPVAYIIAMTPDADYQSENFLWFKKRYADFLYIDRVAVKLGFHSIGIGKSLYNYLFNTYKDVSQKITCEVNIDPPNPQSLGFHSALGFKEVGQQDTKGNTIRVAMLLKEL is encoded by the coding sequence TTGTACATAAGACGAGCAGAGCAGAACGATCTAGATGAAATCTTAGCGATTAACGACCGCTTTGTGCCAAAAGTGAGTAAGGTTGATAAGTTGTGGCTCCAAAAGTATTTAGCTGAAGCCACAGTATTTGATATTGTCGAATCTGAAGGTAAACCAGTTGCTTACATAATTGCGATGACACCCGATGCTGACTACCAAAGCGAAAATTTTTTGTGGTTTAAAAAAAGATACGCTGACTTTTTATATATCGACCGAGTAGCAGTAAAGCTTGGTTTTCACTCTATAGGTATTGGAAAAAGCCTCTACAATTACCTTTTTAACACCTATAAAGACGTCTCCCAAAAAATCACTTGTGAAGTAAATATTGATCCGCCGAATCCTCAGTCACTGGGTTTTCATTCCGCTTTAGGGTTCAAGGAAGTCGGTCAACAGGATACGAAAGGCAACACAATACGTGTGGCAATGCTTTTAAAGGAGCTTTAG
- a CDS encoding quercetin 2,3-dioxygenase — protein MIELRKSKERGYFDHGWLKTRHTFSFADYKDPDFMGFRSLRVINEDQIEGGTGFGSHPHKNMEIISVAVEGALKHKDSMGNEAVIKPGEIQKMSAGTGVVHSEHNNFSDQVAHFLQIWIIPKTQGGVPSYGQKSFEQELRTGNLVLVVSENGRNGSIDIKQDCDMYWARSQKGTNFHFQIRIGRAIWLQVIKGSLSVNAQTLEVGDGARVVEESDLQIEPLEDSEFLLFDLA, from the coding sequence ATGATCGAGCTAAGAAAATCCAAAGAGAGAGGCTACTTTGATCACGGTTGGTTGAAAACACGCCACACGTTTTCATTCGCCGACTATAAAGATCCTGATTTTATGGGGTTTCGAAGCCTGAGAGTCATAAATGAAGATCAAATCGAAGGAGGTACAGGGTTTGGTTCGCACCCCCACAAGAATATGGAGATCATCTCCGTAGCGGTCGAAGGCGCTCTCAAACACAAAGACTCCATGGGCAACGAGGCAGTGATTAAACCGGGTGAGATTCAAAAAATGAGTGCCGGTACAGGAGTAGTTCATTCAGAACACAATAATTTTTCCGACCAAGTGGCTCACTTTCTGCAAATATGGATCATCCCAAAAACCCAGGGTGGGGTTCCTTCATATGGTCAAAAATCTTTTGAGCAAGAGCTACGAACCGGAAACCTCGTTTTAGTTGTCTCAGAGAATGGTCGCAACGGCTCCATAGATATAAAACAAGACTGCGATATGTATTGGGCTCGCTCCCAAAAAGGCACAAATTTTCATTTTCAAATTAGAATTGGCAGAGCGATTTGGCTTCAAGTCATTAAAGGAAGTCTGAGCGTAAATGCTCAGACACTAGAGGTTGGTGACGGCGCAAGAGTTGTCGAAGAGAGCGATTTGCAGATTGAACCACTTGAAGACTCTGAATTTCTTCTCTTCGACCTAGCTTGA